From the Manihot esculenta cultivar AM560-2 chromosome 3, M.esculenta_v8, whole genome shotgun sequence genome, one window contains:
- the LOC110611661 gene encoding glycine-rich cell wall structural protein 2-like has translation MSSHFWVCSLFLLLVSFAFCVQAANPPQISPSLAPSANGSVRAGGGGGGEGGGGGGGTGRGSGFGSGYGFGGGSGREASGGSFGGQGGGGGGGSGTGGGSGSGFGGGSGSGYSGGGGGATPSKDRKNSTSSSN, from the coding sequence ATGTCTTCTCATTTTTGGGTTTGCTCACTATTTCTACTCCTTGTCAGCTTTGCTTTCTGTGTCCAAGCAGCAAACCCTCCACAAATTTCTCCTTCATTGGCACCTTCTGCCAATGGAAGTGTTCGTgctggaggtggtggtggaggcgaAGGAGGTGGTGGCGGCGGCGGAACTGGGCGTGGAAGTGGTTTTGGTTCTGGGTAtggttttggcggtggctctggaagggaggcCAGTGGAGGAAGCTTTGGTGGAcaaggtggtggtggaggtggtggaaGCGGTACAGGTGGAGGTAGTGGCTCTGGCTTTGGAGGTGGTTCGGGCTCCGGTTACAGTGGCGGTGGCGGTGGAGCTACTCCTAGTAAAGATAGGAAGAATTCAACAAGCTCTTCTAATTAA